TGTTCAGAGATTTTTCTTATAATACCGGAGCCCATTCTTCCAGCAGCTCCAGTTACAGCAACTTTTATCATAATATCATCTAATAATTAATTCGGTTAATAATAAAATTTTTCAAAAAATAATAATTAGAAAAATGAGATAAAATCCCAATTATCTAATAATCAAATACTCTTATTTTATAAGATTCCAGCATCTTCCAATGCTTTTCTTAAGATTGCTCTGTTTTCTTCCAACATAGGAACTAAAGGTAATCTTAATGGTCCTGCAGGCATTCCCATCATAGCCAATGCCTCTTTTGCAGGTGCTGGGCTGGTTTCAATGAACAATGCTTTGATCAAGTCATATTGTTTGTAATGGTATTCCAATGCTTTGTCATAGTCACCATCCAAAAGGCAGTTTACCATTTGAACCATGGTCCTTGGATCGATGTTTGCGGATGCGCTCACTACCCCTCTTGCACCAACGGACATTAAAGGAAGGGTCAATTCATCACTACCGGACAATATGACGATGTCATCTTCCAATCCTGCATCCCTTAAGAGTTTCATGGTTTTGGACACTTTGTCCACATTGGAGGAAGCCTCTTTCAAAGCGGTAATGTTGTCCACTTTTGCAAGCTCCACAATGGTTTCAGGAGCCATATCCAAACTGGTACGGGATGGAACATTGTAAGTGATCAAGTCAATGTCAACTGCATTTGCAATTTGAGTATAATGTTCAATTACACCATGTTGTTGCGGTTTGTTGTAATATGGAGTGATTAAAAGAGCCATGTCAGCTCCTGCATCATCTGCATATTTGGTCAAGTCCAATGCTTCGGTAGTTGCATTACTTCCGGTTCCAGCAATGGTGGTAACCCTGCCGTCAACCTCATCAATCATGATGTCAAGAACCCTTCTGTG
The sequence above is drawn from the Methanobrevibacter sp. genome and encodes:
- the dapA gene encoding 4-hydroxy-tetrahydrodipicolinate synthase, whose amino-acid sequence is MRFEGTAVAMVTPFHEDGTIDEEGYRQNINWLIDQDVDGLVAVGTTGESATLTHEEHRRVLDIMIDEVDGRVTTIAGTGSNATTEALDLTKYADDAGADMALLITPYYNKPQQHGVIEHYTQIANAVDIDLITYNVPSRTSLDMAPETIVELAKVDNITALKEASSNVDKVSKTMKLLRDAGLEDDIVILSGSDELTLPLMSVGARGVVSASANIDPRTMVQMVNCLLDGDYDKALEYHYKQYDLIKALFIETSPAPAKEALAMMGMPAGPLRLPLVPMLEENRAILRKALEDAGIL